The following coding sequences lie in one Takifugu rubripes chromosome 8, fTakRub1.2, whole genome shotgun sequence genomic window:
- the mblac1 gene encoding metallo-beta-lactamase domain-containing protein 1 — translation MATDNNKACCHRVVLHEQDFHGQPYSVSILKVGYCLPQTDGTFRADCTISLITGPRTILVDTGGSWDRDFLQIKLKEKDLESADVSFVIGTHGHSDHVGNLNLFHSATTIVGFDVNQGDRYLPNKLAEGQAYSIDEYVSVVPTPGHTGQDVSVQVKGLSGGTVLIAGDLFECCEDEESWQDLSMDTALQEVNRRKALQSADIIVPGHGLPFRVLRSE, via the exons ATGGCGACAGACAATAACAAGGCGTGTTGTCATCGCGTCGTCCTCCATGAACAGGACTTCCACGGACAGCCATATTCAGTGTCCATTCTTAAAGTGGGATACTGTCTTCCTCAAACTGATGGGACGTTTAGAGCCGACTGTACAATCAGCCTAATTACGGGACCCAGGACAATTCTGGTCGATACAGGCGGATCGTGGGACCGAGACTTTCTCCAAATAAAGTTAAAAGAGAAGGATTTAGAATCGGCTGACGTCAGCTTTGTCATAGGCACACACGGACATTCGGACCATGTCGGAAATCTGAACCTTTTCCATTCGGCCACGACGATTGTGGGGTTCGATGTCAATCAGGGGGACAGGTACCTTCCAAATAAACTGGCGGAGGGACAAGCTTACTCTATCGATGAATAC GTGTCTGTTGTTCCCACGCCTGGTCACACGGGACAGGATGTTAGCGTACAGGTCAAAGGGTTATCAGGTGGAACTGTACTGATTGCTGGGGACCTATTTGAGTGCTGCGAAGATGAGGAAAGCTGGCAGGATCTGAGCATGGACACTGCTTTACAGGAGGTTAACAGACGGAAGGCCCTACAGAGCGCTGACATAATCGTACCAGGACATGGACTGCCATTCAGAGTCCTCAGGAGCGAATGA
- the gal3st4 gene encoding galactose-3-O-sulfotransferase 4 isoform X2 encodes MLLRRRARMLRWLVPARLGPVWMWKVLLLFVALAFAGQLLGVIFNKSVHPVTRSIFSSPDAQGPSLGSCQPHNHIMFLKTHKTASSTVLNMLYRFGEEHDLRFALPLGYQLGYPLPFNAHRVKGYQGPNAVEFHIMGNHMRFYKPEVEKVMPADTFYFSIIRDPVALAESSFAYYKEVAPAFRKTKGLGDFADDPMKYYDPRLRNNHYARNLLWFDFGMDHNINFSVALAKHGVAMIRQTFKLILVSEYFDQSMILLRHALCWPLDAVVSFSLNARQQKPSNTGRTSGSWVGRAADIAIVGNKGGIPQFKALPNMSLTEEQREKLRRWNALDWYVYKAFNQTFWEEVTKFGHAKMEEEVAILRTRREELARVCLKDGGKPVEAHRIRDKSIRPFQSGLIKILGYELQPGLDAVTRAACLRMIRPEIQYKDLLDAKQFPRAPAAQAQPPQDAPEADATHRHFQFTLATELKRTFLKRSPQLLMERYHFRFSH; translated from the exons ATGCTGCTCAGACGGAGAGCCAG AATGTTAAGATGGCTGGTGCCTGCTCGCCTGGGTCCAGTATGGATGTGGAAGGTGCTGCTCCTGTTTGTGGCCCTCGCCTTTGCTGGCCAGTTGCTTGGGGTCATCTTCAACAAGAG tgtccatccAGTGACTCGCTCCATCTTCTCGTCCCCTGATGCTCAGGGGCCCTCCCTGGGCTCCTGTCAACCCCACAACCACATCATGTTCCTCAAGACTCACAAGACCGCAAGCAGCACGGTGCTCAACATGTTGTACCGCTTCGGAGAGGAACACGACCTTCGCTTTGCCCTTCCGCTGGGCTATCAGCTGGGTTATCCGCTACCTTTTAATGCTCACAGGGTCAAAGGTTACCAAGGACCAAACGCTGTGGAGTTCCACATCATGGGAAATCACATGAGATTTTATAAACCAGAG GTCGAGAAAGTGATGCCTGCAGACACGTTCTACTTCTCCATCATCAGGGACCCAGTTGCTCTGGCTGAGTCTTCCTTCGCTTATTACAAAGAGGTAGCGCCTGCCTTCCGCAAAACCAAAGGACTGGGGGACTTTGCCGACGACCCGATGAAGTACTACGACCCTCGCCTCCGCAATAACCACTACGCTCGCAACCTGCTGTGGTTCGACTTCGGGATGGATCACAACATTAATTTCTCCGTAGCGCTGGCCAAGCACGGGGTGGCCATGATCCGCCAGACGTTCAAGCTGATCCTTGTGTCCGAGTACTTTGACCAGTCGATGATCCTGCTGCGACACGCCCTCTGCTGGCCCCTGGATGCCGTCGTGTCGTTCAGCCTCAATGCTCGGCAGCAGAAGCCCAGTAACACCGGCAGGACGAGCGGGAGTTGGGTGGGCAGAGCAGCTGACATAGCCATTGTGGGAAACAAAGGGGGGATCCCCCAATTCAAGGCGCTGCCCAATATGTCCttaacagaggagcagagggagaaacTGCGGCGATGGAATGCCTTAGATTGGTACGTATACAAAGCCTTCAACCAAACTTTCTGGGAAGAAGTTACCAAGTTTGGTCACGccaagatggaggaggaggtagcTATTCTGAGGACGCGGCGGGAAGAGCTGGCCCGTGTGTGCCTGAAGGATGGCGGGAAGCCCGTCGAGGCTCACCGGATTCGAGACAAGAGCATTCGGCCGTTCCAAAGTGGATTAATTAAGATACTGGGATATGAGCTCCAGCCGGGGCTGGACGCCGTCACCAGAGCCGCCTGTCTCAGAATGATCAGGCCAGAGATCCAGTACAAAGATTTGTTGGACGCTAAACAGTTCCCGCGGGCTCCGGCCGCCCAAGCACAGCCGCCGCAGGACGCGCCGGAAGCAG ATGCAACTCACAGACACTTTCAGTTTACTTTGGCGACCGAACTTAAAAGGACCTTTTTGAAAAGGAGTCCGCAGCTCTTGATGGAAAGGTATCACTTTAGGTTTTCACACTAA
- the gal3st4 gene encoding galactose-3-O-sulfotransferase 4 isoform X1, producing MLLRRRARMLRWLVPARLGPVWMWKVLLLFVALAFAGQLLGVIFNKSVHPVTRSIFSSPDAQGPSLGSCQPHNHIMFLKTHKTASSTVLNMLYRFGEEHDLRFALPLGYQLGYPLPFNAHRVKGYQGPNAVEFHIMGNHMRFYKPEVEKVMPADTFYFSIIRDPVALAESSFAYYKEVAPAFRKTKGLGDFADDPMKYYDPRLRNNHYARNLLWFDFGMDHNINFSVALAKHGVAMIRQTFKLILVSEYFDQSMILLRHALCWPLDAVVSFSLNARQQKPSNTGRTSGSWVGRAADIAIVGNKGGIPQFKALPNMSLTEEQREKLRRWNALDWYVYKAFNQTFWEEVTKFGHAKMEEEVAILRTRREELARVCLKDGGKPVEAHRIRDKSIRPFQSGLIKILGYELQPGLDAVTRAACLRMIRPEIQYKDLLDAKQFPRAPAAQAQPPQDAPEAGKSSVFRPDLSRTGERVLGGDAPERKMLEPQRDWDRSHLLRNNQTLMQRQENRKSSPTLLWRVSH from the exons ATGCTGCTCAGACGGAGAGCCAG AATGTTAAGATGGCTGGTGCCTGCTCGCCTGGGTCCAGTATGGATGTGGAAGGTGCTGCTCCTGTTTGTGGCCCTCGCCTTTGCTGGCCAGTTGCTTGGGGTCATCTTCAACAAGAG tgtccatccAGTGACTCGCTCCATCTTCTCGTCCCCTGATGCTCAGGGGCCCTCCCTGGGCTCCTGTCAACCCCACAACCACATCATGTTCCTCAAGACTCACAAGACCGCAAGCAGCACGGTGCTCAACATGTTGTACCGCTTCGGAGAGGAACACGACCTTCGCTTTGCCCTTCCGCTGGGCTATCAGCTGGGTTATCCGCTACCTTTTAATGCTCACAGGGTCAAAGGTTACCAAGGACCAAACGCTGTGGAGTTCCACATCATGGGAAATCACATGAGATTTTATAAACCAGAG GTCGAGAAAGTGATGCCTGCAGACACGTTCTACTTCTCCATCATCAGGGACCCAGTTGCTCTGGCTGAGTCTTCCTTCGCTTATTACAAAGAGGTAGCGCCTGCCTTCCGCAAAACCAAAGGACTGGGGGACTTTGCCGACGACCCGATGAAGTACTACGACCCTCGCCTCCGCAATAACCACTACGCTCGCAACCTGCTGTGGTTCGACTTCGGGATGGATCACAACATTAATTTCTCCGTAGCGCTGGCCAAGCACGGGGTGGCCATGATCCGCCAGACGTTCAAGCTGATCCTTGTGTCCGAGTACTTTGACCAGTCGATGATCCTGCTGCGACACGCCCTCTGCTGGCCCCTGGATGCCGTCGTGTCGTTCAGCCTCAATGCTCGGCAGCAGAAGCCCAGTAACACCGGCAGGACGAGCGGGAGTTGGGTGGGCAGAGCAGCTGACATAGCCATTGTGGGAAACAAAGGGGGGATCCCCCAATTCAAGGCGCTGCCCAATATGTCCttaacagaggagcagagggagaaacTGCGGCGATGGAATGCCTTAGATTGGTACGTATACAAAGCCTTCAACCAAACTTTCTGGGAAGAAGTTACCAAGTTTGGTCACGccaagatggaggaggaggtagcTATTCTGAGGACGCGGCGGGAAGAGCTGGCCCGTGTGTGCCTGAAGGATGGCGGGAAGCCCGTCGAGGCTCACCGGATTCGAGACAAGAGCATTCGGCCGTTCCAAAGTGGATTAATTAAGATACTGGGATATGAGCTCCAGCCGGGGCTGGACGCCGTCACCAGAGCCGCCTGTCTCAGAATGATCAGGCCAGAGATCCAGTACAAAGATTTGTTGGACGCTAAACAGTTCCCGCGGGCTCCGGCCGCCCAAGCACAGCCGCCGCAGGACGCGCCGGAAGCAGGTAAGAGCTCGGTTTTTAGACCAGATTTGTccaggacaggagagagagtgTTGGGGGGAGATGCTCCTGAGAGAAAGATGCTGGAGCCGCAGAGAGATTGGGACAGAAGCCATTTATTAAGAAACAACCAGACTTTGATGCAGCGtcaagaaaacaggaagtcgaGTCCCACACTGCTGTGGCGCGTCTCACACTAA
- the trappc14 gene encoding trafficking protein particle complex subunit 14: MELPCDYFMYFPSAPVSSLSDLEEYASLPRRDHLYLGETVQFLLVLRFRKQPDGADRHGPLKDLATSLSAQASACIAEGRCQGDPRSREDDGAGDPAGHGEPGTWNLAAGGGDSGSPFRECGVALVHSSAPDRRQNRNELLKAPLVLGDQLIFCLTVSLDKLPASTLKAKITATVWRQEVEDDDVKEHGYTTLLQLRSPTHIFRQDLSTFKTQVSTILNVVAPPSVQCQQITVSGKHLILLKVLNCSSQEVCVRDTKIIPNYNSSFLPMMPDGSVLIVDNVCHKTAEVTMATFYRIKSEASPLPSVLSALEEQNFLFQLQLQDQGEEDSSVGMEIPLVAVIQWYAPTLPCTRYIRAFYVLPSICLDRPGLIMTASCSSVVRPLEQFRVKYTLRNNLEDFLAVHLIWNTEAQRGRKQDPRMAVVVCQSPSNHLGWCRKGSMLSFTVVFQILRTGLFELSKNMKLKLQFNASPFSSPTAGVLPVRNYPLLSNSTIQGQQEMHNLGRSHTFSHQNEKPLYTRTSSEAAYPSIMSPGGAPENRMPEPQFTSTAALLGKVAKRECKVLVLKTISEAHKR, translated from the exons ATGGAACTGCCATGCGATTATTTCATGTATTTCCCCTCCGCTCCGGTATCGAGTTTATCAGACCTGGAGGAATATGCAAGTCTACCCCGACGGGACCATCTTTATCTCGGAGAGACTGTTCAGTTTCTGTTGGTGCTGCGGTTCCGGAAACAGCCGGATGGTGCTGACCGCCACGGACCGTTGAAGGACCTCGCGACTTCTCTTTCCGCTCAGGCGAGCGCGTGCATCGCCGAGGGTCGTTGTCAGGGAGACCCCCGGAGCCGCGAGGATGACGGCGCGGGAGATCCAGCCGGTCACGGCGAACCCGGGACGTGGAACCTGGCCGCTGGTGGAGGAGACAGCGGGAGCCCCTTCAGAGAGTGCGGGGTGGCGCTCGTTCACAGCTCGGCACCGGACAGGCGCCAGAACCGCAACGAGCTGCTCAAG GCTCCTCTGGTGTTGGGCGATCAGCTGATTTTCTGCCTCACTGTCTCTTTGGACAAGCTGCCAGCCAGCACACTCAAAGCCAAG ATCACAGCGACCGTGTGgaggcaggaggtggaggatgatGACGTGAAAGAACATGGTTACACAACTCTTCTTCAACTCAGAAGCCCGACACACATCTTCAGACAAGACCTCAGCACCTTTAAGACacagg TCAGCACAATCCTGAATGTTGTTGCCCCTCCAAGTGTCCAGTGCCAACAGATTACTGTCTCTGGAAAACATCTGATTCTCCTCAAAg TTTTGAACTGCAGCTCTCAGGAGGTTTGTGTCAGAGACACGAAGATCATTCCAAACTATAACTCATCATTCCTGCCAATGATGCCTGATGGCTCCGTCCTCATTGTTGATAATGTTTG CCACAAAACAGCGGAGGTCACCATGGCTACATTTTATCGCATAAAAAGTGAGGCATCACCTTTACCAAGTGTGCTAAGtgccctggaggagcagaactTCCTGTTCCAGCTACAGCTCCAAGACCAAGGAGAAGAGGACTCTAGTGTG GGTATGGAAATCCCATTGGTAGCTGTCATACAGTGGTACGCCCCAACTTTGCCTTGTACAAG GTACATCCGCGCGTTTTACGTGCTGCCCAGCATTTGCTTGGATCGTCCTGGTCTGATTATGACGGCTTCCTGCTCCAGTGTTGTCAGGCCTCTGGAACAGTTCCGGGTTAAATACACACTGCGGAACAACTTGGAGGATTTCCTGGCTGTCCATCTTATCTGGAATACTGAGG CCCAGAGAGGACGAAAGCAGGATCCGAGGATGGCTGTAGTGGTGTGCCAGTCGCCCTCCAATCACCTGGGCTGGTGTAGGAAAGGATCCATGCTTTCCTTCACGGTGGTCTTCCAGATCCTCAGGACTGGACTCTTTGAG TTAAGCAAGAACATGAAACTGAAACTCCAGTTCAATGCATCCCCGTTCTCTTCTCCCACGGCGGGCGTCTTACCAGTGAGGAACTATCCGTTATTGTCTAACTCTACAATCCAAGGACAGCAGGAAATGCACAATCTTGGCAGATCTCACACCTTTTCTCACCAGAATGAAAAGCCACTCTATACCAG GACCAGCAGTGAGGCAGCGTATCCGTCCATCATGTCCCCTGGAGGAGCCCCAGAGAACAGAATGCCAGAGCCACAATTTACCTCTACCGCTGCTTTACTAGGCAAAGTAGCCAAAAGAGAATGTAAAGTGTTAGTTCTGAAAACAATCTCAGAGGCTCACAAGAG ATAA